Proteins encoded together in one Nostoc sp. PCC 7524 window:
- a CDS encoding tetratricopeptide repeat protein: MSQIQNLRNFTVQIRGVNNVIVGTGFVVSHTGQIVTCCHVVRDAGGQVAEGVEINVYFPKARNPEQKAHTATVTACFVDHDDDVVVLQLDTTTLPDGIEPAILGMAEGSAGHKFRSYGYRRLDPYQGLWADGDILGFVEAPEDRILHSDPVMLSSQHIDSGMSGSAVLDIERNLVVGVIAETWDSGASEKDRDTSFAVDCRVLTFDPMCLPLADAPPTHPNIMNSNPTGVPPVSQPGRVLNLNNAPAPLQEWVGRVDFLNTLNQDWVDPHCSIVGLIGFGGEGKSSLTRRWLENLLQDSSLPQPTGVFWWGFYEKASVDEFFEAALRFLNDKIDPRVLTSTTIKVQVILAMLNSGRYLFILDGLEVLQQQEGDDYGELTSIDLREFLREFAAGKHESFCLINSRAPLVDLIDFTTYTHRDVEQLTVDEGRQLLKKLGVKGTDAQLNRVVQQWDGYALVLSLLGSYLVDNYGGEIEHIVEIPAPTADEPRYERVRRVLRRYDENLTAVEQKLMRGLSAFRLPVPESALQQVFPQFGAGLSTSTPSEHTPSLNSDSLLTIVQRLVNYRILRHNQQEHYYTIHPLIRAHYLEILHNDLQEAELVHQIIADYYLDSAGETSENPTLDDLAPLIEAVHHLCQAGNYEQAHSIYWKRIYQGDRRVLIHKLGACETNLTLMQDFFPNGDTSQEPQVSNSDNKCFILNEVGLCLMSLGRMEEAPTFYERSIAIALSMEDWKNASIGYRNLAELYAYLGKLTASADAAREALSLARRAESKIGETNSLTRQGRAAYLQGDVETAGTVFQQAEVLEREIDSSELYLYSLRGIQHADYLRRVGSRGYARQVTEANLKICQRNNWVNSISRCHRVLGDLDADAGQHENAREHYNEALKIARSISQRPVLIEALLARGRWAARQGEVAAARSDLEEALNYACAGGYRIHEADTRIALAWMHLANHNYPAAKAEAQKAQLMSDVMGYYWGRVDADEVLQALEQNS; this comes from the coding sequence ATGAGCCAGATTCAAAATCTGCGTAACTTTACCGTGCAGATTCGTGGTGTCAATAATGTAATTGTTGGCACCGGTTTTGTAGTTTCCCATACAGGACAGATTGTTACCTGTTGTCATGTGGTGCGGGATGCAGGGGGACAAGTCGCTGAGGGAGTAGAAATCAATGTCTACTTCCCGAAAGCGAGAAACCCAGAACAGAAAGCGCACACAGCCACAGTTACAGCCTGTTTTGTAGACCATGATGATGATGTCGTTGTGTTGCAACTGGACACGACTACATTACCAGATGGCATAGAACCAGCAATTTTGGGGATGGCTGAAGGTTCTGCCGGTCATAAATTCAGGAGTTATGGCTATCGCCGTTTAGACCCATACCAAGGATTGTGGGCAGACGGTGATATATTAGGCTTTGTTGAAGCACCGGAGGATCGCATTTTGCATAGCGATCCTGTAATGTTGAGTAGCCAGCATATCGACAGTGGTATGAGTGGTTCAGCCGTTCTGGATATTGAACGTAATTTAGTAGTAGGTGTGATTGCGGAAACTTGGGACTCTGGAGCAAGTGAAAAAGACCGAGACACCAGTTTTGCTGTTGATTGTCGAGTCCTCACTTTTGATCCCATGTGCCTACCATTAGCAGATGCACCACCTACACACCCAAATATAATGAACTCAAACCCTACAGGAGTGCCACCAGTGTCTCAACCGGGGAGAGTCCTGAACCTGAATAATGCACCAGCACCTCTACAAGAATGGGTAGGTAGGGTAGATTTTCTCAATACACTCAATCAGGACTGGGTTGATCCCCATTGCTCAATCGTGGGACTCATCGGTTTTGGTGGCGAAGGTAAAAGTTCCCTCACCCGTCGCTGGCTGGAAAATTTGCTGCAAGATTCATCACTACCGCAACCTACTGGTGTGTTTTGGTGGGGTTTTTATGAAAAAGCTAGTGTGGATGAATTTTTTGAGGCGGCGCTAAGGTTTCTCAATGACAAAATTGATCCCCGTGTATTGACCTCAACTACTATTAAAGTCCAAGTGATATTGGCAATGCTCAACAGTGGGCGATATCTCTTCATCTTGGATGGGTTGGAAGTGCTGCAACAGCAAGAGGGAGATGATTACGGCGAGTTAACTAGCATAGACTTGCGGGAGTTTTTGCGCGAGTTTGCGGCTGGGAAACATGAATCATTTTGTTTAATTAACAGCCGTGCGCCACTGGTAGACTTGATTGATTTCACCACTTACACCCATCGAGATGTCGAACAGCTAACTGTCGATGAAGGTAGACAATTACTGAAAAAATTGGGAGTCAAGGGTACAGATGCTCAGTTAAACCGAGTGGTGCAGCAGTGGGATGGTTACGCTTTGGTTTTGAGTCTGTTGGGGTCTTATCTGGTAGATAATTACGGCGGCGAGATTGAACATATCGTCGAAATTCCAGCACCAACGGCTGATGAACCTCGATATGAGCGAGTGCGGCGAGTATTGCGACGCTATGACGAAAACCTCACAGCAGTAGAACAAAAATTAATGCGGGGGTTGAGTGCGTTTCGTCTACCAGTACCAGAGTCAGCATTACAGCAGGTATTTCCACAGTTTGGGGCTGGTTTGTCCACTTCCACCCCATCAGAACATACACCGTCATTAAATAGCGACTCCTTGCTGACAATAGTGCAGCGATTGGTCAACTATCGGATTTTGCGACACAATCAGCAAGAACATTACTACACCATTCATCCCCTCATCCGCGCTCACTATTTGGAAATACTGCACAATGATCTTCAGGAAGCAGAGTTAGTTCATCAAATAATTGCAGATTATTATCTTGACTCGGCTGGCGAGACATCAGAGAACCCAACCTTGGATGATTTAGCACCATTAATTGAAGCTGTGCATCACCTCTGCCAAGCGGGGAATTATGAGCAGGCACATAGTATCTACTGGAAGCGCATTTACCAGGGCGATCGCCGTGTACTTATCCATAAACTCGGAGCCTGCGAAACCAACTTAACCCTCATGCAGGACTTTTTCCCCAACGGCGACACATCCCAAGAACCACAGGTGAGTAATTCTGATAATAAATGTTTTATCCTCAACGAAGTAGGTTTGTGTTTGATGAGCCTGGGACGTATGGAGGAAGCACCAACTTTCTATGAGCGTTCCATTGCGATCGCTCTTAGCATGGAAGACTGGAAAAACGCCAGCATCGGCTACCGAAATCTAGCAGAGCTATATGCTTATCTCGGCAAACTCACAGCCAGTGCTGATGCTGCAAGGGAAGCATTGAGCCTTGCTCGTCGTGCTGAAAGTAAGATAGGTGAAACGAATTCATTGACTCGTCAAGGGCGGGCTGCCTACTTGCAGGGTGATGTTGAAACAGCAGGTACAGTCTTTCAGCAGGCAGAGGTATTGGAACGGGAAATTGACTCCAGTGAGCTTTATCTATACAGCTTGCGGGGTATTCAGCACGCTGATTACTTGCGGCGAGTAGGAAGTAGAGGCTATGCACGGCAGGTAACAGAGGCAAACCTAAAGATTTGTCAACGCAATAACTGGGTTAATAGTATCAGCAGATGTCATCGTGTTTTAGGCGACCTAGATGCAGATGCTGGGCAACACGAAAATGCTCGCGAACATTATAACGAAGCCCTCAAAATTGCCCGTAGTATTTCTCAACGCCCCGTCCTGATTGAAGCACTATTAGCACGGGGGCGTTGGGCGGCGCGTCAGGGTGAAGTTGCGGCAGCGCGTAGTGATTTAGAAGAAGCTCTGAATTATGCCTGTGCTGGTGGTTATCGCATCCACGAAGCCGATACTCGCATCGCCTTGGCGTGGATGCACCTAGCAAACCACAATTACCCAGCAGCAAAAGCAGAGGCACAAAAAGCACAATTGATGAGTGATGTAATGGGCTATTATTGGGGTCGAGTTGATGCCGATGAAGTCTTGCAAGCTTTAGAACAGAATTCCTGA
- the metH gene encoding methionine synthase, producing the protein MTHPFLKRLHSPERPVIVFDGAMGTNLQTQNLTAEDFGGVQYEGCNEYLVHTKPEAVAKVHRDFLAVGADVIETDTFGATSIVLAEYDLADQTYYLNKTAAELAKSVAAEFSTPEKPRFVAGSIGPTTKLPTLGHIDFDTMQAAFAEQAEALIDGGVDLFIVETCQDVLQIKAALNGIEEVFAKKGERIPLMVSVTMESMGTMLVGSEISAVLTILEPFPIDILGLNCATGPDLMKPHIKYLSEHSPFVVSCIPNAGLPENVGGQAHYRLTPVELRMALMHFVEDLGVQVIGGCCGTRPEHIQQLAQITKELKPKVRQPSLEPAAASIYSTQPYDQDNSFLIVGERLNASGSKKCRDLLNAEDWDGLVSMARAQVKEGAHILDVNVDYVGRDGVRDMHELVSRLVNNVTLPLMLDSTEWEKMEAGLKVAGGKCLLNSTNYEDGEPRFLKVLELAKKYGAGVVIGTIDEEGMARTADKKFQIAQRAYRQAVEYGISAHEIFFDTLALPISTGIEEDRENGKATIEAIRRIRQELPGCHVILGVSNISFGLNPASRIVLNSMFLHEAMSAGMDGAIVSASKILPLSKIEPQHQEVCRQLIYDERKFEGDVCVYDPLAELTKLFEGVKAKRNTGIDENLPIEERLKRHIIDGERIGLEAQLAKALEQYPPLEIINTFLLDGMKVVGELFGSGQMQLPFVLQSAETMKAAVAYLEPFMEKSEAGNNAKGTVIIATVKGDVHDIGKNLVDIILSNNGYKVINLGIKQPVENIIEAYNQYKADCIAMSGLLVKSTAFMKENLQVFNEKGITVPVILGGAALTPKFVHEDCQNTYKGKVVYGKDAFSDLHFMDKLMPAKASSNWDDLQGFLNELKTEAPENTNQKSPLPTPRSPLPTPHSPLPPDTRRSEAIAVDIERPTPPFWGSKLLQPSDIPIEEIFWHLDLQALIAGQWQFRKPKEQSREEYQAFLNEKVYPILETWKQRIIDENLLHPQVIYGYFPCQSEGNTLYIYESNSPNAKEVAKFEFPRQKSSKRLCIADFFAPKDSGIIDVFPMQAVTVGEIATEYAQKLFADNQYTDYLYFHGVAVQVAEALAEWTHARIRHELGFAAEEPDNIRDILAQRYRGSRYSFGYPACPNIQDQYKQLELLQTDRINLYMDESEQLYPEQSTTAIITYHPVAKYFTA; encoded by the coding sequence ATGACTCATCCTTTCCTGAAACGCTTGCATAGTCCGGAACGTCCGGTTATCGTCTTCGACGGTGCAATGGGAACAAACTTACAAACCCAAAACCTCACGGCTGAGGATTTCGGCGGTGTGCAGTATGAAGGTTGTAACGAATACTTAGTCCACACCAAACCTGAAGCCGTCGCTAAGGTTCACCGCGACTTTCTCGCCGTGGGTGCAGATGTCATTGAAACTGATACTTTCGGTGCTACGTCGATTGTACTGGCAGAATATGACTTAGCAGACCAGACTTACTACCTCAATAAAACCGCCGCCGAATTAGCTAAAAGTGTCGCTGCGGAATTTTCCACCCCAGAGAAACCCCGATTTGTAGCGGGTTCTATCGGCCCCACAACTAAACTACCAACTCTGGGACACATCGATTTTGATACCATGCAAGCGGCTTTTGCTGAACAAGCAGAAGCACTGATTGATGGTGGAGTTGATTTATTTATCGTTGAAACTTGCCAAGATGTGCTGCAAATCAAAGCGGCGTTGAATGGGATTGAAGAAGTCTTTGCTAAAAAAGGGGAACGTATACCCCTCATGGTGTCGGTGACAATGGAAAGCATGGGGACAATGCTGGTAGGTTCAGAAATCAGCGCCGTCCTGACAATTTTAGAACCTTTCCCAATTGATATTCTGGGGTTGAACTGTGCTACTGGCCCCGACTTGATGAAACCACACATCAAATATTTATCTGAACATTCGCCGTTTGTGGTTTCTTGTATTCCGAACGCGGGTTTACCAGAAAACGTTGGTGGTCAAGCACACTACCGCCTGACACCTGTAGAATTACGCATGGCGTTGATGCACTTTGTTGAAGATTTGGGTGTCCAAGTGATTGGGGGTTGCTGTGGGACACGTCCAGAACACATTCAACAATTGGCACAAATCACCAAAGAACTCAAGCCAAAAGTTAGACAGCCAAGTTTAGAACCTGCGGCTGCATCAATTTATTCGACTCAACCCTACGACCAAGATAATTCTTTCTTGATTGTGGGTGAACGCCTGAACGCCAGTGGTTCCAAAAAGTGCCGCGATTTGCTGAATGCAGAAGATTGGGACGGACTGGTATCAATGGCGAGGGCGCAAGTTAAAGAAGGCGCACATATTCTAGATGTTAACGTCGATTATGTGGGACGCGATGGCGTGCGGGATATGCACGAGTTGGTTTCCCGCCTGGTGAATAATGTCACCTTACCCTTAATGCTGGACTCCACCGAATGGGAAAAAATGGAGGCGGGTTTAAAGGTGGCTGGTGGTAAGTGTCTGTTGAACTCCACCAACTACGAAGATGGCGAACCGCGTTTCTTAAAGGTGCTGGAATTAGCTAAGAAGTACGGCGCGGGTGTGGTCATTGGCACAATTGACGAGGAAGGCATGGCGCGGACAGCAGATAAAAAGTTTCAAATTGCCCAGCGTGCTTACCGTCAAGCTGTAGAATATGGTATTTCTGCCCATGAGATATTCTTTGATACTCTGGCATTACCCATTTCTACGGGGATTGAAGAAGACCGAGAAAACGGCAAAGCGACTATAGAAGCTATTCGTCGCATTCGTCAAGAATTACCAGGGTGTCACGTTATTTTGGGTGTATCGAATATATCCTTCGGTTTAAACCCAGCTTCACGTATTGTACTTAATTCCATGTTCTTGCATGAGGCGATGTCAGCTGGCATGGATGGAGCGATCGTCAGTGCTAGCAAGATTTTACCACTGTCTAAGATAGAACCACAGCATCAAGAAGTTTGTCGCCAATTAATTTATGATGAGCGCAAATTCGAGGGTGATGTCTGCGTTTACGACCCCTTAGCAGAATTAACTAAATTATTTGAGGGTGTCAAAGCCAAACGCAACACAGGTATTGATGAAAACCTACCCATCGAAGAACGCCTGAAACGCCATATCATCGACGGTGAACGCATCGGCTTAGAAGCACAATTAGCCAAAGCCTTAGAACAATATCCCCCACTGGAAATTATCAACACTTTCCTCCTAGACGGGATGAAAGTAGTGGGTGAGTTATTCGGTTCAGGACAGATGCAATTACCGTTCGTTTTGCAGTCAGCCGAAACAATGAAAGCTGCTGTAGCCTACCTTGAACCCTTCATGGAAAAATCCGAGGCGGGAAATAATGCCAAGGGGACAGTAATTATTGCCACCGTTAAGGGTGATGTTCACGACATCGGTAAAAACCTAGTAGATATCATCTTGTCTAACAACGGTTACAAAGTGATTAACTTAGGTATTAAACAGCCAGTAGAAAACATCATCGAAGCCTACAACCAATACAAAGCCGATTGTATCGCCATGAGTGGCTTATTGGTGAAATCCACCGCCTTCATGAAAGAGAACTTGCAGGTATTCAACGAAAAAGGCATTACTGTACCCGTAATTTTAGGTGGTGCAGCCTTAACTCCCAAGTTTGTCCATGAAGATTGTCAAAACACCTACAAAGGTAAGGTAGTTTACGGCAAAGATGCTTTCTCAGACTTGCATTTCATGGATAAATTAATGCCTGCAAAAGCATCTAGTAATTGGGATGACTTACAAGGATTCCTAAACGAACTCAAAACGGAAGCACCGGAAAACACCAATCAAAAATCCCCACTCCCCACCCCCCGCTCCCCACTCCCCACTCCCCACTCCCCACTCCCTCCAGACACCCGACGTTCCGAAGCCATAGCGGTAGATATTGAACGTCCCACGCCGCCATTCTGGGGAAGTAAACTATTACAGCCTAGTGATATTCCCATTGAGGAAATATTCTGGCATTTAGATTTACAAGCCTTAATTGCTGGACAGTGGCAATTCCGCAAACCCAAGGAACAATCTAGGGAAGAATATCAGGCTTTCTTAAACGAGAAAGTGTATCCCATTTTAGAAACTTGGAAGCAGCGCATCATCGATGAGAATCTGTTGCATCCCCAGGTAATTTACGGGTACTTCCCTTGTCAATCCGAAGGAAATACCCTGTATATCTATGAAAGCAACAGCCCAAACGCGAAAGAGGTGGCTAAATTTGAGTTTCCCCGCCAAAAGTCCTCAAAAAGGCTGTGCATTGCAGATTTCTTTGCGCCGAAGGATTCGGGAATCATTGATGTTTTCCCTATGCAAGCGGTGACTGTGGGTGAAATTGCTACGGAGTACGCCCAAAAATTATTTGCAGATAATCAATACACTGATTATCTGTATTTTCACGGTGTAGCGGTGCAAGTAGCAGAAGCCTTAGCTGAATGGACACACGCGAGAATTCGCCATGAATTAGGGTTTGCTGCTGAAGAACCGGATAATATTCGGGATATATTAGCACAGCGTTATCGTGGTTCACGGTATAGTTTTGGCTATCCGGCTTGTCCCAATATCCAAGACCAGTACAAGCAGCTGGAGTTGTTGCAGACTGACAGAATTA
- a CDS encoding CU044_2847 family protein, which yields MGNEDFLIDEPTIIVEFAPSPGMRSVSVTPADIAKESAKALDKAMLTIRQMAQKTMDTIDTLANKPSEVELEFGIKLNTEAGAIIAKTSGEASLKVKLLWERKDSNNEPDSKSA from the coding sequence ATGGGTAATGAAGACTTTCTCATTGATGAGCCAACTATCATTGTAGAATTCGCTCCTAGTCCGGGGATGAGGTCAGTTAGCGTAACTCCAGCAGATATTGCTAAAGAATCGGCGAAAGCATTAGATAAAGCCATGCTGACTATCCGGCAAATGGCACAAAAAACAATGGACACAATCGATACATTAGCTAACAAGCCATCGGAAGTGGAACTAGAATTTGGCATCAAGTTAAATACCGAAGCAGGTGCAATTATTGCCAAAACTTCGGGAGAAGCCAGCCTCAAGGTGAAGTTACTCTGGGAGCGTAAAGATTCCAATAATGAGCCAGATTCAAAATCTGCGTAA